From one Solanum stenotomum isolate F172 chromosome 12, ASM1918654v1, whole genome shotgun sequence genomic stretch:
- the LOC125848475 gene encoding uncharacterized protein LOC125848475 isoform X2, with the protein MSASKSSARKRVSEPQIPKSESKRRVSAVEDEFDAEISDDIKGIMTALKQIREKAQQDGLKKKEETISSVTSEVKSKIDELKLKLEKDRQGFAKALSKSSKECENLLKNETAKFQSIYEKFNKEKATHLQSLRDTISKYEEEKERLFMRYEQLRKKEKSMISELEQDSKKRISELEESLKKKKQDDKAFSFLRKTLGSFLDNASDEDFPPDD; encoded by the exons ATGTCAGCGTCAAAATCAAGCGCAAGGAAAAGAGTTTCGGAGCCGCAAATACCGAAATCGGAGAGCAAAAGGCGAGTTAGCGCCGTCGAAGATGAATTCGATGCTGAGATCTCAGA TGATATCAAAGGGATTATGACGGCGTTAAAGCAGATAAGAGAGAAGGCACAACAAGACGGtctgaagaagaaagaagaaaccaTCTCTAG CGTGACTTCAGAAGTCAAGTCAAAGATCGATGAGCTCAAATTAAAACTTGAGAAAGACAG GCAAGGTTTTGCGAAGGCACTGTCCAAGAGCTCCAAAGAG TGTGAGAACTTACTAAAGAATGAAACTGCAAAGTTCCAATCGATTTATGAGAAGTTCAACAAGGAGAAAGCTACACATCTGCAGTCTCTCAGAG ATACTATATCCAAATATGAGGAGGAAAAGGAAAGACTATTCATGCGATATGAGCAACTAA GGAAGAAAGAGAAGAGCATGATATCTGAACTTGAGCAAGACTCTAAAAAACGAATTTCTGAACTAGAGGAGTCGCTGAAGAAAAAGAAGCAG GATGATAAAGCATTCAGCTTTCTGAGAAAAACTCTAGGTTCATTTCTGGATAATGCCTCAGATGAGGACTTCCCACCTGATGATTGA
- the LOC125848475 gene encoding uncharacterized protein LOC125848475 isoform X1, with the protein MSASKSSARKRVSEPQIPKSESKRRVSAVEDEFDAEISDDIKGIMTALKQIREKAQQDGLKKKEETISSVTSEVKSKIDELKLKLEKDRQGFAKALSKSSKECENLLKNETAKFQSIYEKFNKEKATHLQSLRDTISKYEEEKERLFMRYEQLRKKEKSMISELEQDSKKRISELEESLKKKKQVNFFDAPYLCHTVHTFSYRQVNRPFLLDRMIKHSAF; encoded by the exons ATGTCAGCGTCAAAATCAAGCGCAAGGAAAAGAGTTTCGGAGCCGCAAATACCGAAATCGGAGAGCAAAAGGCGAGTTAGCGCCGTCGAAGATGAATTCGATGCTGAGATCTCAGA TGATATCAAAGGGATTATGACGGCGTTAAAGCAGATAAGAGAGAAGGCACAACAAGACGGtctgaagaagaaagaagaaaccaTCTCTAG CGTGACTTCAGAAGTCAAGTCAAAGATCGATGAGCTCAAATTAAAACTTGAGAAAGACAG GCAAGGTTTTGCGAAGGCACTGTCCAAGAGCTCCAAAGAG TGTGAGAACTTACTAAAGAATGAAACTGCAAAGTTCCAATCGATTTATGAGAAGTTCAACAAGGAGAAAGCTACACATCTGCAGTCTCTCAGAG ATACTATATCCAAATATGAGGAGGAAAAGGAAAGACTATTCATGCGATATGAGCAACTAA GGAAGAAAGAGAAGAGCATGATATCTGAACTTGAGCAAGACTCTAAAAAACGAATTTCTGAACTAGAGGAGTCGCTGAAGAAAAAGAAGCAGGTTAACTTCTTCGATGCACCATATCTCTGTCACACAGTGCATACATTCTCATACCGCCAAGTGAACCGTCCTTTTTTGCTTGACAGGATGATAAAGCATTCAGCTTTCTGA
- the LOC125849135 gene encoding transcription initiation factor TFIID subunit 13, producing MNNSSAGPSSKARVGASQPSESSLKRKRGMFQKDLQHMMYGFGDDSNPLPETVSLVEDIVVDYVTDMVHKAQDIATKRGKLLTEDFLFLIRKDLPKLNRCTELLSMNEELKQARKAFEVDEEKLASHQ from the exons ATGAACAACTCTTCTGCCGGGCCATCCTCAAAAGCTAGAGTAGGAGCATCACAACCTTCAGAAAGTTCACTTAAGAGGAAACGTGGCATGTTTCAGAAAGATT TGCAACACATGATGTATGGTTTTGGAGATGATAGCAAT CCACTTCCAGAAACAGTGTCACTTGTGGAAGACATCGTGGTGGATTATGTCACTGATATG GTGCACAAAGCTCAGGATATTGCAACTAAAAGGGGGAAGCTTTTGACCGAGGACTTTCTGTTCTTAATTAGAAAG GACTTGCCGAAACTTAATCGGTGTACAGAACTGCTGTCCATGAATGAGGAGCTGAAACAAGCTCGGAAGGCTTTCGAGGTCGATGAAGAGAAATTGGCTTCACATCAGTGA